A portion of the Spirochaetales bacterium genome contains these proteins:
- a CDS encoding DUF3857 domain-containing protein — MRERTDTTYVAIIKAAYFLFIPIVFCVITACTSNPKQEEKAEAPIANVNKTESTEKSDLSELFKKLLDDKRENGTVDEEAISFFIDPGFYPETVTCSVMFHEKNEMITGGNDGIIRVLDPDTGKEKRKMRFERSGRPDGGIVRLALSSWKGVLAAAVCHEGVANPVVEIYEYATGKEIGNISLSGKTISRMVFSGDGNRLAAACGDDTVMYWKAEEEYRTGRTIHPGVGMITALAFAENDIIIASGDNREVKCHSLETGTPVHEYSSETPVTDLAVHADYIAAGCANNTIVVFDRELRPVKTIRDGYHSGILSFSPDGDHLLSIRPSGKFFVYYDVTSDFEQSVIAIGKEIDPFGVHFIDNDRLIIIGGGRPEFNVMDIASGSLIRHEAPAVYGISEAIITENALVIKKTSAEEASAFNLNDFTFNPAEKSPVTGRLSPSIDAYAISQCDTPGGNESGLNYEIRHGTSTASLSTDLVNGGFFGFMGDDTILVEQSGGYIAVYDREAKKISTLSGLSGRLKDLSFHSGFIAAMDVNNLIAIWREEDIAGGTPFVPQHLHFFMRSDNSWVLASRNGYYTEKNGGSQVLWLYQKEKNGTKAFCGSVGIFSEIYHRKDVIGLLAGGKSYREAASSIGEKQPLRQVARIFPEESYYLSDIGGSWFPMDSLKETNQLISTAYMHKNFKYSVMIMEEKTGNPFVFPGLENYSDRMLAGYSHTIADCKLLSKKEFTVNGKNGILLILTGNAGKLAIQYYIWFYCSNDRVYQLVSWKMDDGIQSTDIPEDIMGFYGGFNIFSTDAAEHRPDGGAPYVSGYGYTINFPASGFSRWDDIGEYYNIAESGGYRGNDIAFFITPIDTGEIDPSIEALTRGFLEAQGINVTNADLKGYKRIEYNGLRGVEFSYLSDYHYYFRILKTLPARHCAYYIALIEKKTGLADAGLMEKFYDSISFTGGNDGKEEGRAENQKTGSDMDLNSALIMNKMGLFYFSNSQYIKSLSCFRAAFEKNNHDADYFENVLHCLSILEKYNEGLQYLDTYLTHFPDNISVRSYLAFFLKQTGQKDKAAGEYKALFDQEYRQDYDFVDYLNLLWEMERKEEAFDAIKMYQKEKFSVLVARKEADLYEREGQYEKAITMLKDVYETTVFDQDVVLDLCMILNRAGRSQEAIDICEELIRDDHRSADIYFVMGLNQLELNWYQEAKLSFEKAHELNPTDTDIKEYIDYVSGLLGEKDNTSIKKEIKAVMISPEYLEVPDPGVMKDVSDRDAFYLHRVTAFFYKKDLEMKYTMYYRIKVLTYPGISHFSTFTLPFDPLDEGIYVNELKVFDEKGKLVSEGDPSKYFVMDDTSSDMATGGKVLNVPIPGLQPGYSFSISATWSNHNFNDGPRYYFDYLARTYPIINNYVIITGDIDAFAYSTKNMPSPQKKDGELVFRVPRHIEISWEPYQDMEASEVPEIHIGCASNTWKGEVDSYLDEIEEKLVPREDVVRLSDGLVSGCTNDEEKIEKLARYVQANYTYKAIEFGRRGWVPNDGDVIIHNKYGDCKDLSLLLYLMLKAEGILSHLVLTSTSTVVAPDLPDLDQFDHVLLYIPGVGDGQFLDPTNKSYDITRLPPEGLSGQYCLVLDRQNPRIIRMTSYPAHCNAIESERTLEVGDDDSINVRETLYFKLYAASFLRAYLNQFDNSQRQTQIQSYMASILPGVKLKKMETLNLDDTGKDFILHLEYTTGTVVKDHDRRFISRLPAVWERAHIFQQHLAERKTPFRLYLPLSFKSRITIRDKGDLSGKNELKQKKEENDFTRWSIAGKMENGAFVIRFDFYQKQVAYPKEDYHRFEAALNAAVEHLETRINLLR, encoded by the coding sequence ATGAGAGAACGAACGGATACGACATATGTCGCAATTATAAAAGCCGCGTATTTTCTTTTTATTCCGATTGTGTTTTGTGTTATTACCGCCTGTACCTCCAATCCGAAACAGGAAGAAAAAGCGGAGGCACCAATCGCGAACGTCAATAAAACCGAATCGACGGAAAAGTCCGATTTATCCGAACTTTTCAAGAAACTGCTGGACGACAAACGGGAGAACGGTACGGTGGATGAAGAGGCGATATCTTTTTTCATCGATCCCGGATTTTATCCGGAAACCGTCACCTGCTCTGTCATGTTTCATGAAAAGAATGAGATGATTACGGGCGGAAATGACGGAATTATCCGTGTTCTGGATCCGGACACCGGAAAGGAAAAGAGGAAAATGCGCTTTGAGCGATCCGGCCGGCCGGATGGGGGAATCGTCCGCTTGGCATTGTCATCGTGGAAAGGGGTGCTTGCGGCCGCCGTTTGTCATGAAGGAGTGGCGAACCCCGTAGTCGAAATATACGAATACGCTACGGGAAAAGAAATCGGGAATATTTCACTGTCGGGAAAGACAATTTCACGGATGGTATTTTCCGGCGACGGAAACCGTCTCGCTGCCGCTTGCGGGGATGATACGGTCATGTACTGGAAGGCAGAGGAGGAGTACCGGACCGGGCGGACGATACACCCCGGGGTTGGGATGATAACCGCTTTGGCGTTTGCGGAAAACGATATTATTATAGCCTCAGGGGACAACCGTGAGGTAAAATGCCATTCCCTTGAAACCGGGACACCGGTTCATGAATACTCATCCGAGACTCCCGTTACCGATCTGGCCGTTCACGCCGACTATATCGCGGCCGGATGCGCCAATAATACAATCGTCGTCTTTGATCGCGAACTCAGACCGGTGAAGACAATCCGCGACGGATATCATTCGGGTATTTTATCGTTTTCGCCTGATGGAGATCACCTGCTTTCGATACGTCCTTCCGGCAAGTTTTTTGTTTATTATGATGTGACATCCGATTTCGAGCAGTCCGTCATCGCCATCGGGAAAGAGATCGACCCTTTCGGCGTACATTTTATCGATAACGATCGTCTGATCATCATCGGGGGCGGGCGTCCCGAATTCAATGTGATGGACATTGCTTCGGGGTCCTTGATAAGGCATGAGGCACCGGCCGTTTACGGGATTTCGGAGGCGATAATCACAGAGAATGCGCTTGTAATAAAAAAAACGTCTGCTGAGGAAGCTTCCGCTTTCAATCTGAATGATTTCACCTTCAACCCCGCTGAAAAATCCCCGGTGACCGGGCGTCTTTCCCCTTCCATCGACGCATACGCCATTTCGCAGTGCGATACTCCGGGCGGAAATGAAAGCGGTCTGAACTATGAAATCAGGCATGGAACATCGACAGCCTCTCTATCCACGGACCTGGTGAACGGCGGTTTTTTCGGTTTCATGGGGGACGATACTATTCTCGTCGAACAATCGGGAGGATATATCGCTGTTTATGACAGGGAAGCGAAGAAAATCTCGACATTGTCCGGACTCTCGGGCCGTCTCAAGGATCTCTCGTTTCATTCCGGTTTTATCGCCGCAATGGACGTCAATAACCTGATCGCCATATGGCGGGAGGAAGACATCGCGGGCGGAACGCCTTTCGTGCCGCAACACCTTCACTTTTTTATGCGCAGCGATAATAGCTGGGTACTTGCAAGCCGGAACGGCTATTACACGGAAAAAAACGGCGGATCGCAGGTATTATGGCTTTATCAAAAGGAGAAAAACGGGACGAAAGCGTTCTGCGGCAGTGTCGGGATCTTCTCGGAAATATATCACCGGAAAGACGTTATCGGACTCCTTGCCGGGGGTAAAAGTTATCGGGAGGCCGCCTCGAGCATTGGTGAAAAACAACCGTTACGGCAGGTGGCAAGAATTTTCCCCGAAGAATCGTATTACCTTTCCGATATCGGCGGTTCATGGTTCCCGATGGACTCGCTTAAAGAGACGAACCAGCTTATTTCAACGGCATACATGCACAAAAATTTCAAATATTCGGTCATGATAATGGAAGAGAAAACGGGGAATCCCTTTGTCTTTCCCGGACTCGAAAATTATTCGGACAGGATGCTTGCCGGTTATTCACATACCATTGCCGACTGCAAACTTCTCTCAAAAAAGGAATTCACGGTGAACGGGAAGAACGGAATTTTATTGATATTGACGGGAAATGCGGGTAAACTCGCCATCCAATATTATATCTGGTTTTATTGCAGTAATGACCGTGTGTATCAGTTGGTGTCATGGAAAATGGATGACGGAATACAATCGACCGATATCCCCGAAGATATCATGGGGTTTTACGGCGGTTTCAATATCTTTTCCACGGATGCAGCGGAACACCGCCCGGACGGCGGGGCTCCCTACGTTTCCGGTTACGGCTATACCATCAATTTCCCTGCGTCGGGATTCAGCCGGTGGGACGATATCGGTGAGTATTACAATATCGCGGAATCGGGAGGGTACCGGGGGAATGATATCGCATTTTTTATTACGCCGATAGATACCGGTGAAATCGATCCTTCGATTGAAGCATTGACAAGGGGATTTCTCGAAGCGCAGGGTATCAATGTTACCAACGCCGATCTCAAGGGATACAAACGGATAGAATACAATGGCCTCCGCGGTGTTGAGTTCAGTTACCTTTCGGATTATCATTACTATTTCCGGATACTGAAGACTCTTCCGGCCCGTCATTGTGCTTATTATATCGCTTTGATCGAGAAAAAAACCGGGCTCGCCGATGCCGGTCTCATGGAAAAATTTTATGACTCGATTTCATTTACCGGCGGAAATGACGGGAAGGAAGAAGGACGAGCGGAAAATCAAAAAACGGGGTCTGACATGGATCTCAATTCAGCTTTAATCATGAACAAGATGGGACTTTTTTATTTCAGCAACTCCCAGTACATAAAATCTCTTTCCTGTTTCCGGGCCGCATTCGAAAAGAACAACCATGATGCGGATTATTTTGAGAATGTCCTTCATTGCCTCTCCATCCTGGAAAAATATAACGAGGGCCTTCAGTATCTCGATACCTACCTCACTCACTTTCCGGATAATATTTCCGTCAGGTCCTATCTCGCCTTTTTTCTGAAACAGACGGGACAAAAAGATAAAGCGGCCGGGGAATATAAAGCCCTTTTCGATCAGGAATACAGACAGGATTACGATTTCGTCGATTATCTGAATCTCCTGTGGGAGATGGAACGGAAAGAGGAGGCCTTCGATGCGATTAAAATGTACCAGAAAGAAAAATTCTCCGTTCTCGTCGCCAGGAAAGAAGCGGATTTGTATGAACGGGAAGGGCAGTACGAGAAGGCCATAACAATGCTAAAGGATGTGTATGAAACAACGGTCTTCGATCAGGATGTCGTTCTGGATCTCTGTATGATTCTCAATCGTGCGGGAAGGAGTCAGGAGGCGATAGATATCTGTGAGGAACTGATTCGTGACGATCATAGATCGGCGGATATCTATTTCGTGATGGGACTCAATCAACTTGAATTGAACTGGTATCAGGAAGCAAAACTTTCTTTCGAAAAGGCACATGAATTGAATCCTACGGACACGGATATAAAAGAATATATCGATTATGTCTCCGGGCTTCTGGGAGAAAAAGACAACACGTCGATAAAAAAAGAAATCAAGGCAGTCATGATCTCACCCGAATACCTGGAGGTCCCGGATCCCGGTGTAATGAAGGATGTAAGCGACCGTGACGCCTTTTATTTGCATCGTGTCACTGCTTTTTTTTATAAAAAAGACCTCGAAATGAAGTATACCATGTATTACCGGATCAAGGTGCTCACGTATCCGGGTATTTCCCATTTCAGCACATTCACCCTGCCGTTCGATCCCCTGGATGAAGGAATATATGTCAACGAATTGAAGGTATTCGACGAAAAGGGAAAACTCGTTTCCGAAGGCGACCCGTCAAAGTACTTTGTCATGGACGATACTTCTTCCGATATGGCCACGGGGGGTAAAGTACTCAATGTACCGATCCCGGGATTGCAGCCGGGCTACTCTTTCAGTATTTCAGCGACATGGAGCAATCATAATTTCAACGATGGCCCCAGGTATTATTTCGATTACCTTGCCCGCACTTACCCGATCATCAACAATTATGTGATCATAACCGGCGACATTGACGCTTTTGCTTACAGCACGAAAAATATGCCGTCCCCCCAGAAAAAGGACGGCGAACTTGTCTTTCGGGTTCCCCGGCACATTGAAATTTCATGGGAGCCGTATCAGGATATGGAGGCGTCGGAGGTGCCCGAAATACATATCGGCTGCGCATCGAACACCTGGAAAGGGGAAGTGGATTCCTACCTTGATGAAATAGAAGAAAAGCTCGTTCCCCGTGAAGATGTCGTCCGGCTTTCAGACGGGCTTGTTTCGGGCTGCACAAATGATGAGGAGAAGATAGAGAAACTGGCCAGATATGTTCAGGCGAACTACACATACAAGGCGATCGAGTTCGGGAGAAGGGGCTGGGTGCCGAACGACGGAGACGTGATCATACATAACAAGTACGGCGACTGCAAGGACCTGTCGTTACTGCTGTACCTGATGCTCAAAGCGGAGGGTATTCTTTCGCATCTTGTGCTGACAAGCACGTCCACCGTCGTGGCGCCCGATCTGCCCGATCTCGACCAGTTCGACCACGTCCTGCTTTATATTCCGGGGGTCGGAGACGGGCAGTTTCTAGACCCGACAAACAAGTCGTACGATATAACCCGCCTGCCGCCCGAGGGTCTATCCGGACAATATTGTCTTGTCCTCGACCGGCAGAATCCCCGAATCATCAGGATGACCTCCTACCCCGCCCACTGTAACGCAATCGAATCGGAAAGAACGCTCGAGGTTGGGGATGACGATTCGATCAATGTGAGGGAAACGCTGTATTTCAAGTTGTACGCGGCCTCTTTTCTCCGGGCGTATTTGAACCAGTTCGACAACAGCCAGCGGCAGACGCAGATACAATCCTATATGGCTTCCATTTTGCCCGGGGTGAAACTGAAGAAGATGGAAACACTCAATCTGGACGATACGGGAAAGGATTTCATTTTACATCTGGAATACACGACGGGGACGGTCGTCAAAGACCATGACAGGCGTTTTATATCGAGACTCCCGGCCGTCTGGGAACGGGCGCATATTTTCCAGCAGCATCTCGCCGAACGGAAAACACCGTTTCGTTTGTATTTACCTCTTTCCTTTAAAAGCCGTATCACGATCAGGGATAAGGGAGACCTTTCCGGGAAAAACGAGTTGAAACAGAAAAAGGAAGAGAATGATTTTACCCGATGGTCGATCGCAGGGAAAATGGAAAATGGCGCTTTCGTTATCAGGTTCGATTTTTATCAGAAACAGGTGGCATACCCGAAGGAGGACTACCATCGCTTCGAAGCTGCCCTGAATGCCGCGGTCGAGCATCTCGAGACAAGGATTAATCTTTTGCGGTAA